CCACAGCACACACAAACACTTGCTTCCGACACTTGACTGAAGCTACTACTGCTACAACATTGACCACGCCGGGGCTCTCGCTCTCCGTTCAACTTAAActccggaggaggaagagcttAGTCACGGCCGCCGGTCGGTCGGCCGTGGATGTTGACGACGACTAGGTCGCCGGCCTAGGCGTTGCTCCGGAAGGAGCCGTAGCCCCTGGCGCTGGCGCGGAGGACGATCTGGTGGTACAGCGCCGCGATCGCCGCGCCGATGAACGGACCCACCCAGAAgatccactgcaacaatgaacAAAATTGTCAGTTTATTCCTCGACAATAAGTGAGGAAATCATATGTAAGAGCATAGAATTGCCAGCTGCTGCAATCTTGCACAATGTGCGAAGTGGAGAGATGCAATACCTGGTCGCTCCAGGCCTTGCTGTTGTTGTACACGACAGCGGCGCCGAGGCTCCTCGCCGGGTTGATCCCCGTGCCGGTGACCGGGATCGTGGCAAGGTGCACCATGAACACCGCAAACCCAATTGGCAGGGGCGCCAGCACCTGATCGAGTCGTCGGCACGCATCAGCACAGCCCGGCGACTTCTCGCGATGCAATGTGCAAACGAAATCACAACTCAAGAGTGTGCGCAGCAGTTACCGGGACGTGGGAGTCGCGGGCGTTGCGCTTTGGGTCGGTGGCGGAGAAGACGGTGTAGACGAGCACGAAGGTGCCGACGATCTCGGCGGCGAGCCCCGTGCCGGTGGAGTAGCCGGCACTGACCTcgttggcgccgccgccatagcGCGCGTAGAAGCCGCTCTGAAAGCCCTTGACGAGCGCGACGCCGCAGATGGCGCCCAGGCACTGCGCCGCCATGTACAGGACGGCGCGCACCAGGGACACCTTGCGCGCCAGGAACAGCCCGAAGGTGACCGCCGGGTTGATGTGGCCGCCAGAGATCCCCGCGGTGCAGTAGACGAGGATGAAGATCATGCCGCCGAACGCCCACGCGATGCCGAGGATGCccacgccgccgcacgccgcgtcgGGGCCCGACGCCGACGCGTCCGTCTGGTGCTTGTACCCGATCACCGTCGCCACCGTGATGTACAGGAACAGCAGCGTGGCCACGAACTCGGCGATCACGGCGCGGTACAGGGACCACTTGCAGAGCTCGTCGATGTCcaccagcggcgccggcggcgggtcggcgtaGTCGCGGGCGCCGCCAGCCTCGAGGGTGGACACGTCCACCTCCTTGCCCATTCTGAGCAGGCTGGCTGTGCAAGCTGTTGCTGGAAGCTAGTGAAGAGAGCAAGAGCTGGTCTGGGAAGCTGGGAGTGTGCTTTGCTTGTGTTGTGGTTTTGGGGCTGTCATGGAGGGTATTTATAGGGGTTTATGGAGGAAGGATTCCACAAGGGTTTAAGCTCTAATGCATTATTAATTTTCTTATAATAATGAAGTATCTGTTCTACATTGGTCAGAGAGCATTCCCCTGTTTAGCTATGCATGTGCACGTCTTGCAAATTCATACTTGGTATGTTTGGTACATAATGAGGCCTCTCATTTTGTTTTCCCAAAAGTGACGTGAAAGATGGAATGAATTCCGATTTGAACAAGTGGAGGGAAATCATTTCCGTATTGATGGTTAACCTTTAATATGAAACTATAAAGTGCCATTTCCGTATTGATGATTTGTAcacttcttttttctttgcaaATTGCTAAATCAGGTTCTATTCACTATTCAGTTTATTACCAATTCAATGTTGCAAGTTAGACATGATTTACAGTTTGCAAAGCAGAGCACTCAGGATATTTAAAATACCATACAGGATGCAAAATAGGATGATTATAGTGCTAATATTAGTATAGTACTGGCGTGTTAGTTGTAACCATACTGAATTAGCCTTTTTCATTTCTGGAATTATGTTTCTGACCCATGTAGACTGAATTCAGGCAAGAGCTTGGAATGCTTGGTTTGTTACTAGTACATCTTACAAAAATTCGATTTTAACTTCAATTCTATATATgttcttcaatttttttcttcatattTTCTATGCTGTCCTGCAATTATTGCATCTCCAGACATTACTTTCAGTTTCAGCTAGCATTTGGTAATCAATAGTACATGCTTAAAATACATACATTAATCAATATATTTTATGAAAtacaacaccattctttttTTTATGAATGGCCCAGCAGCAATATTTTTCCTCTTTTCATATTTCTTGCAACACGGCCTAACATTTGTACTTTACTAATATATGTGGTCGTATTATTGAAGAATAAATATCCCATATGTTCCATGCCTTTCTCGATCTCTTGCCTTTTCATAATGCTTGGATAAGGTTATGCCATCacaaaataaacaaataaaCAGAGAGGCAGCAGTTAGTCCCCTCATAATTTAAGCAGCAGCTCCTAACCAAAAACAAAAGAAGAGGAAGCATGATTGCTCCTCTTGTTGGCGCAGAGAGCCGCCCAACACCGTCCTCCATCATCCTCACACTGACATCACGCTCATCCAGCTCCTCCAACGCCCCGGGCCCGCCACCGGCGCCATTTCGGCTCATCCTGTGGCCATGGTAGGCTCGGTTCACTCACCAACACCCTGCTTCCTAATGGAATCGGATCAGGTCGCCATCAGAGAGTaaaacaaaggcaaagaagaGCTCATCAGCCACACTGATGCGTGGCCTCTGAGTTGGCCAGCGCTGTCATGGCTAGCCGGTGGTTCAACCCCGTCCACAAAGGGGCGCAAAAGTGAGCGCCGGACAAAACAAAAACCCTGTCACCACTCCGGCTGGAGATCATGGCCTTTGGCTTCAGTTTTCTTTATGAGCGTGTGACGACTGACGACCTGTTCTTGTCAGGAATGTTGATCCATGGCGAGTTCTGGTGACAAAACAAAAGATGCATGCTTGAGCTATTGCGCCGACCAGAGGGTAGAATCTGAGGCGAATTCACAtgaccggccggccgggagAGAAAAGTTGTTGCCCGATTGGTTGGTCACTTGATTGGATCCGAATCCGGCAGGTAGTTGGGTTGAACAGCCAGCCCATGGTTTTCTTGCACCTGTTGCCAATTCCATGGATGATGGGAGCTGAACTGGAGTCTCCTCGTTTCATGCTGCTGTCCTGGACCTGGATGCCGGATGCTTTGCTCCGTGTGCATCTACGTGGCGAGCTCGTGTTCTTATGTGCTTGTTTGGTACAGTTGGGCACCGCCCTAGCGTGCAATCGTACGGGATTGTGCACAACAAATTTCTAAGTAAGGATGTGCTGAAAATATCTGATCCGACGAACTAACTATATACTGTAGCATGCAGCAGGAGGAGGGTCACCAAAATTGTTGCCACAAGCCAATTAGGAATACTAAGGGCATGTGCTTAATTAGATGGTGTCCACATCTGACATCGTTATTAGGCATACCATATTTGCTTAGGCAGTAGTGTTTGGTTTACTGCTACAATTGTGGCTTGGTACACTTCTCTAAGCTCTGTCACCTAAGTGTGGTGAGCAAATTCTATTGTCAACTAGCCAAGTACACCTCAAGCATAGTTTGACAAAGAGACATGGCAACTTAAGGGCAGAGAACATGTCCTTAATCTTCACAATTCTGTCTGACAGTGTGGCCGTTCCGATCAGCTGGAAAACTACTTTGCACTCCAACTGATGCGGCATACAAGATCTACTAGCTTCACTTTTTTTCTGTTTATTTTTCGAAGTCATTCATGGCTAGTTAGCATGACCTGACCAATTCCAAGCAAGGTATCATTTCCTCCGATCCCTGGTCACTTGTAGCAGAATTTGGATCCTCACAAGAGGAAAGAAACCCCTGGCTTTTGTATCGGATGGAGTTCTTCAAGTGGAGCAGTTAGAAGCTCGTGCGGTGCAGCGTGATGCATGACTCGGATCTTTGTGTGTTTCCTGGCCGTCTTTAACCGCTTGTCTCTTCCAATGGATCCACTCATGTTAGTAAATCATCAGTTATGCCGCTGGTTAAGCTATGGTAGACGCTAGCTTCTATGGTTCAAGATGATCCTGGAGGACAGTACTATACAACTCCTACAAATTCCTTTGCTACCAATGGCTCTAAACTCCAACCAAAAGAATTGGCAATCACAATGTTACAGTGTAGGAGAGTGGGAGTAATTGGTCAAACGCAACTCTCCTAAGGGTCTGTTTGTTACTccttccgtcccaaaataaatgcaattctagaaCCAAGCACGCAAACCAATGCTAGGTGTAAAATTACCAAAATACACTTTGTCTTTTATGATGAGTGGATAATGTTTTAGTTGTTTTTTTTGTGAGAATCTTCCAAAAATTGTCTTGTCTTTCGTGGTAGGTAGGTCAGGTTAGCAATTtttgtgggacaaattttgaactctatAGTTGCAATTATTTTGGGACAGAGAGAGAAGATCTGATTCTTCTTTGAGCGAAGTGATTCTGTGACTGAAAGTGAATCTATTTGATTCTCTAACATAAATTCTTAAAATCAAGATGGAGAATTCAAAGAATCAAGAAAAAAAAGCTATTTTCTTCAACTCCCAACCTCTTAGTTCGCTTCACAGAATTAATAGAAAATCACTCATCTCTGAAAAATATTTGGTAGAGCTCCTGCTCGATTTAGCAGAGAATCAGTTCCGAAAACTATGCCAAACGCACCCTACTTTccatttgagaaaatttgagtgTCCTTGATGATTCGCAAATTTACTCACCTAtatgtgcaaaaaaaaagaacaataaAGAAAGAAATCTTGTCAAGTAACTTTTTTTCGGACAATATTGTTGCAAATGCCGAATAATTTGATCTCTAGTTCTTTCGAATGGTACTAGAATTCTTGCATTGATATGTTGTTACGCTTAAAACAAATCCAGTGGTTGAGGCCAACGATGGCGGGGCGGTGGACGTACGTGGGCCTAAAACCAGGACGGCGCATGCCCCGCGTGGTGTCCACGTCAGATGTCACCATCCGCGGCCGGTGCATGCACAAGGTCACTGTCACTGCACACCAAAAATGACAAAATGACCGAGACACATGCTCTTGTTTGCACTCCCGTGCACCAAACATGACGAAATTTGCAAAAGCACAGATTGCTAGCCAAACCTCCTTGACACATACTCTAGGTGTGCTGCTAGCATGCTACGGCATCTTACCAAGGCTTCGTCTAAAACACTGAAATTTCTCAAAAATATTGCAATTGTAACGTAATAATTCAAATAGCACGTAAAAACTTTTAGGCATCACACGACGGAAAAAATAAACATTTTAGGCATGACACCATCTCACATATAGATCACAACCAGTAAACCAAACATTAAGATATGAACCCACGACAAAGCAGCGAATGAGTGCTTCATCTAATCACGGTGAAAAAGTTATTGACAAATCAAGTAACATCTTGAAATTCCTGGCCTCACTGGAATCCTCCTGATCCTTATAGAACACTCTCAGCTTATTTTTAAGTATACACATGCCTCACCAGTATAAATGTTCTTACTCAGATACCTGGTATAAACACGAAAAACTCATCGGAGGAAAGCCAAAGATTGAAACCCTATATTGACTGGTCAGGAGTTTGTTCATTGTTGACTGAAACAAGCAAGACTCCATgtgaaagaagctcatggaatgACGTCGATGTCCCTATGTTCACTGCTGCAGGAATTTGTTCAATGCCGTCACATCCAGAGCGGAGAATTCACTTACAGCAGTAAGCACCGCAAGCCCAAGCTTAATTGCATCATCCTTACTCGGCGCCTGTAGTATGGGCATATCACATGACATTCAAATGGTAGATTTGCTACATTGTAATGATTGAGAGAGGAAGGAAAGAGAGGCTACCTCAATGTTTAAGGGAAGGACAGGGTCATGGAGGGAGAGCCTCAACAGGAACCATCCACCATGCCCTGAAACTCTTACCTGCATAGTAGAATGACTAAAACTGAGCATCAAGTAGAAAGCATAGCTAATTTTCAGAAGAAAGataagatgtatcaagatctccaCAAGAAAGTTTCATAAGAAAGCAAAGAGTATTGGCATACGCCTTCATAATTCTTGGGGGCTTTGTGGAGATTTGGATCTTTGCCGATAGCATTTTCTAAATGTCTCAAAACTGCTTCCCCATAATCACGGAAGGACCTGTAGAGATTAAGtaataaatttttaaaaatactaAAAGACATATATATAGCTGTAGCTTGATATCATGGAAGGACCCATTGCGATAACATGTCAACCAAATGGAGTAAAACATTTAACAGAGTGACTGTGATCCATGTGCTTGTATTTTACTGAATTTTACAGAAAAATCTCCATCAATCCTCATCTAACACTTGTTTAGACTTGTGTAGCTAAATGTTATTGTACAATAGCCAGCTCCAACATCCAAAACAGTATCACCAGTCCTATTTTCATACCACAGGTCATTTCAACTAAATGTGGATATTTCCATGAGCCAGAAATGATGCATTCACAATCAGAGCATTGCATTGGTTTGCTATAGATAAAATCGTAAGATTAATAGATATACACTAATGACCAATGAGGGGGGCATGGGaacattttcttttttgaagGCCAGGAACATGGGAACTTGAGTTCTCAATTTTAAGATTGTTTGTTTGCCTATGGAAAATTCAAATGATATCAATCatccttctttctttcttttcatttcCAGAAAAATTTCGCTGACTGCAGTTAACAAGACCATATCATGTTATCCGAGCTAATGGATCGCTCATACACATCACATATGTTTCTGTTTAAGCGCACAATACTTTTAAACTACTAGTACACACAGATAATGTCTCAATGAGAAAGGACCACAAGGCATTTGAGAGTTCACATACCCTCCTTTCAAATCTGCATGATTCTGATCAATCTTCAACCTTATCTCCACTGTCACAGCAGCTTCCTCAAGGCCCTCAACCAAATCAGTCAAAACTTTACTGCCAATACTTGAATCCAGAGTTCTGGCAGCAGCAAGTTTATTCAACAGTTTGACCTGAGGGGAAGAGAAACTTTTAATCCCATATTCCCAATAGATGCCCCATTTTCCCATAAAACCATGAAGCATAGCATGCCAGAAATTTTAAAACTACAAGAAGAAACTATCCTCACACATCTACAGATTAGAAAATGTGGTTGGTGCATATGAACTTCATGGGTTTAAATTTCTTGACCCGGTAATACAAGAGACTACTTTCCTCATGCATGAAATGTTGATGTGATTATCCATTATTCTGCCTTTATGTGGTTCGCAAAGTTCAAGTGTAGTAGAACCAGGTCCTTACCATAAGGTATGCTCCATCATCGAGCCAGTGGTTCTCTTTCAGCGCTCCATGGCCACTTGTTTCCATGGCCAAATGCGATTCCTCACCAATAGAATTCTGAAAAATTGCCATATTATAAATCCCATTTCACTGCTAGTTAAATTAGGaaaaaaaccagggactaactGAATTACATAGAAAGTGTAAACTAACCAGACGAATAGCCTCATCTATTACATTCTTGTACCCTCGCTTGAAACGGTGATGTTTCCCTCCTTAAGAACAAAATAGATAAGCAAATGAAAAAATAGATAAAGAAAGCACCATACAATAAACACTGCATACCAAGTTTGTTTTCAATAAATACAGTCAACCCATCTGAAGTCACACTATCTGTCACAACTGTAGTTCCTGGATGCTAGCACCAGAGCAACGAAGTAGTTAGTGGCGGGCAATACAGTAGAACAAAATAAAGCTGCAACTCGGAAGAAGAAAATCTTACTTCCTCAAGAACTATGGCAGCCATCAAAGCAATCAATCGGTTACGGTTCAACTCACGACCACTGGAGTCAACAGCAGCAGACCTGCAAAAGGCAAAGGATTTAAGCTCTGACCGATTAGACATCAGTGGAACCTCAATGGCTAGCTATTTTGCACCTGTCAACATCTGTATCAAATATGATGCCTAAGTCTGCCTTGTTATCAAGAACGGCTTCTGTAATGGCCTTCATTGCAGTTTTGTCCTCAGGGTTCGGAATGTGATTGGGAAACAAACCTGAATGTGTGATGTGTAGAAATGTGTGAAAGGCCAAAAGTATTATAGTTACAATAAGAAAATAAATCAGCTATTACCATCAGGGTCCAGGAATTGACTTCCAGTAGTGACAGCTCCTAATGGTTTGAGTACCTTATCCTGATCCAAAAATCACAAATAAGCTCACAAAcatttttcttttgtcaatAGCTAAGTGTTTCAGAGTAACATTCTAAGTATTCAATGGACAGTTTTGTAGTGTATAAAGGGAAAATCAACCAAAGAAAATAGTGGAACTTCAACTTGGGAGATTAATCTAGGTGGAGATTTAGAAATGGATCAACATTGAACAAAATGAAATTCTTCCCCgaacatttgaaaaaaaaatgctaaTATTTAATTCTTCACCAAATATTTGAAACAAAAGCAGTTCCACCAAACGGGATTAGAAGAAAAGCAGTTATCCAAAATAGAGCCTAATCAACATATTAAACTGCAGAGACGCGAGTTTGAAGTATTTAATAGACTAATCAATCATTTGATTGAATGTAATGAACAACAACACAACAAATGAACTAATGCTAAAAAATGCATGCTAGGGAACAACTTTGGCAGTATAAAACATTACCACAAAAAATCCACCTGCACCATTGCCTGCATCAACTACTACGTGCAGTCCCTCCAATGGTTTTTCTAAGgccaaagaaagaaaaagcaTAACCATCAGAAGTTGCTTCATATTAATGTTTGATATTCAATCATTGCACAGAAGTTCACTATATATTTATATTCAATCATTTCACAAAGTTCACTATATCTATCATCCTCAAGGACAAAAACATGAACAGATAAATCTGCTGTATAAAGAAGTTCACAATATAAACAGCTACATAAATGGTGGAAATTGGTATGACATACATGAAAAATGGGATGGCTTCCACAAAATGTAAGGAGAATAACAAGTGATGGCAAATGATTTTCTACTGAGAAAATCACaattatataatataatataaactAAACAATGAATTGGTATTGCCACAAACCGTAAGAGCCTGTTTAGATGGAAGGGTCTAAGGGGCTAAAATGCAAAACTaattaaattttgtttgagCACACAAAAACAAAATGCTGTCATaagtgttagagtatattaggcaactccggatatggttagtttaggattgattgtaatcccgggataaccttccttatctctaagAGAGGCTACTTGCACTCaaagccatgtactcctatatattcgccctagaggctcaatgcaatacatcccaCGCATATACCCAATCTTACAATAAGTATCCAATATATTGTAGATATTATCAGtgaatataaaaaattaatgCCAAGAAATCGAACTGGGACTAGTCTAGTAGTCAAAAATGAGTTTTAAAAAATAGCACATGAAAAGCACCTTTGCCTCCAGCAGATTTACGAACTGCTTGTACAAGATCAGAAGCATAAATTGACATGTAGTCCACACTATTCACAACTCCCCTAGAAGCATCCTCCCGT
This portion of the Panicum virgatum strain AP13 chromosome 2N, P.virgatum_v5, whole genome shotgun sequence genome encodes:
- the LOC120659927 gene encoding aquaporin PIP2-6-like, whose product is MGKEVDVSTLEAGGARDYADPPPAPLVDIDELCKWSLYRAVIAEFVATLLFLYITVATVIGYKHQTDASASGPDAACGGVGILGIAWAFGGMIFILVYCTAGISGGHINPAVTFGLFLARKVSLVRAVLYMAAQCLGAICGVALVKGFQSGFYARYGGGANEVSAGYSTGTGLAAEIVGTFVLVYTVFSATDPKRNARDSHVPVLAPLPIGFAVFMVHLATIPVTGTGINPARSLGAAVVYNNSKAWSDQWIFWVGPFIGAAIAALYHQIVLRASARGYGSFRSNA
- the LOC120659928 gene encoding phosphomannomutase/phosphoglucomutase-like isoform X2 codes for the protein MAAAQGGSAVSSSEKVDFLKLQNGSDIRGVAVAGVEGEPVNLTEPATEAIAAAFAAWLLNRKEADGLRRLRISVGHDSRISAHKLQNAVTHGITAAGHDILQFGLASTPAMFNSTLTIDERNHLPVDGAIMITASHLPYNRNGLKFFTSDGGLNKADIKDILEHASKIYEESAHGKQQEREDASRGVVNSVDYMSIYASDLVQAVRKSAGGKEKPLEGLHVVVDAGNGAGGFFVDKVLKPLGAVTTGSQFLDPDGLFPNHIPNPEDKTAMKAITEAVLDNKADLGIIFDTDVDRSAAVDSSGRELNRNRLIALMAAIVLEEHPGTTVVTDSVTSDGLTVFIENKLGGKHHRFKRGYKNVIDEAIRLNSIGEESHLAMETSGHGALKENHWLDDGAYLMVKLLNKLAAARTLDSSIGSKVLTDLVEGLEEAAVTVEIRLKIDQNHADLKGGSFRDYGEAVLRHLENAIGKDPNLHKAPKNYEGVRVSGHGGWFLLRLSLHDPVLPLNIEAPSKDDAIKLGLAVLTAVSEFSALDVTALNKFLQQ
- the LOC120659928 gene encoding phosphomannomutase/phosphoglucomutase-like isoform X1; amino-acid sequence: MAALSAKTIKNAFLAQHHPRTRHGTRYNSGFCFRNTRSMHSFQECRLSVADSSAKWLNTTTTPWTSFDKQAVSCNAAQGGSAVSSSEKVDFLKLQNGSDIRGVAVAGVEGEPVNLTEPATEAIAAAFAAWLLNRKEADGLRRLRISVGHDSRISAHKLQNAVTHGITAAGHDILQFGLASTPAMFNSTLTIDERNHLPVDGAIMITASHLPYNRNGLKFFTSDGGLNKADIKDILEHASKIYEESAHGKQQEREDASRGVVNSVDYMSIYASDLVQAVRKSAGGKEKPLEGLHVVVDAGNGAGGFFVDKVLKPLGAVTTGSQFLDPDGLFPNHIPNPEDKTAMKAITEAVLDNKADLGIIFDTDVDRSAAVDSSGRELNRNRLIALMAAIVLEEHPGTTVVTDSVTSDGLTVFIENKLGGKHHRFKRGYKNVIDEAIRLNSIGEESHLAMETSGHGALKENHWLDDGAYLMVKLLNKLAAARTLDSSIGSKVLTDLVEGLEEAAVTVEIRLKIDQNHADLKGGSFRDYGEAVLRHLENAIGKDPNLHKAPKNYEGVRVSGHGGWFLLRLSLHDPVLPLNIEAPSKDDAIKLGLAVLTAVSEFSALDVTALNKFLQQ